The following are encoded together in the Candidatus Eremiobacteraceae bacterium genome:
- a CDS encoding proline dehydrogenase family protein, which produces MADLLRTSLLAAASNQTLNRFVSTHGRRFGADRFVAGETVDEFMQAVRLLNGRGFRVAAGLLGEDVRTADDARSAAEQYAAILDRFAREGANANVALKLTHLGLALDPGLAFENLRAVAARAASVGNFVRIDMEQSAHTQATLDIYHRLRGNGMDNVGVVLQAYLYRSESDLSSLKALAPNVRLVKGAYLEPASVAFARKRDVDDRFASLIEVSLQGGGFTAIATHDDAIIERSISFIRDRGIAPGSYEFQMLFGVRPKLQELLLRRGFPVRIAVPFGSLWFPYFMRRLAERPANVLFFLRSMWRG; this is translated from the coding sequence ATGGCCGATTTGCTTCGCACCTCGTTACTAGCGGCTGCGTCTAACCAGACGCTCAATCGCTTCGTCTCGACGCACGGCCGACGATTTGGCGCGGACCGGTTCGTCGCGGGCGAGACGGTGGACGAGTTCATGCAGGCGGTCCGATTGTTGAACGGGCGCGGCTTTCGGGTCGCGGCGGGTTTACTCGGCGAGGATGTCCGCACGGCAGACGACGCTCGCTCAGCCGCCGAGCAGTATGCGGCGATTCTCGACCGGTTCGCACGCGAGGGCGCAAACGCGAACGTCGCACTCAAGTTGACGCATCTCGGGCTGGCGTTGGATCCGGGCCTCGCCTTCGAGAACCTTCGCGCCGTGGCGGCCCGCGCCGCGAGCGTCGGAAATTTCGTGCGGATAGACATGGAGCAATCCGCCCATACGCAAGCGACCCTCGACATCTATCACCGGTTGCGCGGCAACGGGATGGACAACGTCGGCGTCGTACTGCAGGCGTATCTCTATCGCTCGGAATCGGACCTATCGTCGCTCAAAGCGCTCGCACCGAACGTGAGGCTGGTGAAAGGCGCGTACCTCGAGCCGGCAAGCGTGGCATTTGCGCGCAAACGCGACGTCGACGATCGCTTTGCCAGCCTCATCGAGGTCAGTCTGCAGGGCGGCGGCTTCACGGCGATCGCCACCCACGATGACGCGATCATCGAACGCTCGATCAGCTTCATTCGGGATCGCGGCATCGCGCCCGGATCGTACGAATTCCAGATGCTCTTCGGCGTACGTCCGAAGCTGCAAGAACTGCTGCTCCGCAGGGGCTTTCCGGTCCGCATCGCGGTGCCCTTTGGATCGTTGTGGTTTCCCTACTTCATGCGTCGCTTGGCGGAGCGCCCTGCAAACGTCTTGTTCTTCCTACGGTCGATGTGGCGCGGATGA
- a CDS encoding dihydrodipicolinate synthase family protein gives MNRPRTSGITCASLTPLDEAGQPCLALLEEHCRWLIASGCDDILLLGTTGEANSFTVEERMSILEGVLDAGLPASRLMVGTGCCAVGDSVRLTRHAISVGVDRALVLPPFYYKSVHDAGVIAAYASMIESVADETLRVYLYSIPQFSGVSIGAEVIRELRVRYPTVVAGLKDSSGDKASTIRLCEEFGDSFDVLVGSESFLLECLAAGASGCVTATANAHPELISRLYADRGRPSAPALQARAAAARSMFESKPMIAELKDFTARRTGDGRWRNVRPPLIALDSGEPEENVTRLV, from the coding sequence ATGAACCGGCCGCGCACGTCCGGTATTACCTGCGCCAGTCTCACGCCGCTCGACGAGGCGGGTCAACCATGTCTCGCACTGCTCGAAGAACATTGCCGCTGGCTGATCGCGTCCGGCTGCGACGACATCCTCTTGCTCGGCACGACCGGCGAAGCGAACTCGTTCACTGTCGAAGAGCGGATGTCGATCCTCGAAGGGGTGCTCGACGCGGGTCTCCCCGCTTCTCGGCTCATGGTGGGGACAGGCTGCTGCGCGGTCGGCGACAGCGTCCGGCTGACGCGACACGCGATTTCGGTAGGCGTTGACCGCGCGCTCGTGTTGCCGCCCTTCTATTATAAGTCCGTTCACGATGCCGGCGTCATCGCCGCGTACGCGTCCATGATCGAATCTGTCGCGGACGAGACCCTGCGCGTTTACCTGTACAGCATCCCGCAGTTCTCCGGAGTGAGCATCGGGGCTGAGGTCATCCGCGAGCTTCGCGTTCGCTACCCGACTGTCGTCGCCGGCCTCAAGGACAGTTCGGGCGACAAAGCGAGCACGATCCGCCTGTGCGAAGAGTTCGGCGACTCGTTTGACGTGCTCGTCGGATCGGAATCGTTCTTGCTGGAGTGTCTGGCGGCTGGCGCATCGGGTTGCGTCACCGCGACGGCGAACGCGCACCCGGAGCTGATCAGCCGCCTTTATGCCGACCGGGGCCGACCCTCGGCGCCGGCCTTGCAAGCGCGAGCCGCCGCCGCTCGCTCGATGTTCGAATCGAAGCCGATGATCGCAGAGCTTAAAGATTTCACGGCTCGCCGCACCGGCGACGGCCGGTGGCGCAACGTACGGCCGCCGCTTATCGCCCTCGACTCTGGCGAACCCGAAGAAAACGTCACGCGGCTCGTCTGA
- a CDS encoding ABATE domain-containing protein produces the protein MDESGTADRLGDKPADGKLRVVHAFVNTRNGSGREDFPNPDALRDWLAGHDLISPRVRLNNADLEQARCVRDALVRLALARQSGQQDTDAIETLNRAAGRAQMAVSFDADGRGRIRPLAPAADGALGAIIAIVFEAMTDGTWNRLKICRDPSCAFAFYDRSKNRSGAWCDIASCGNVAKARTFRARHAHHAHHTRNAS, from the coding sequence ATGGATGAAAGCGGGACAGCCGATCGACTGGGCGATAAGCCGGCAGACGGGAAGTTGCGAGTCGTCCACGCGTTTGTGAACACGCGCAACGGATCGGGTCGCGAGGACTTCCCCAACCCCGACGCTCTGCGCGATTGGCTCGCCGGGCACGACCTGATCTCCCCGCGCGTTCGTCTGAACAACGCCGATCTCGAGCAGGCGCGTTGCGTGCGCGACGCACTTGTTCGCCTCGCGCTCGCCCGGCAATCCGGTCAACAAGATACGGACGCCATCGAGACGCTCAATAGAGCGGCGGGGCGTGCGCAGATGGCGGTCTCGTTCGATGCAGACGGCCGCGGCCGGATCCGTCCGCTTGCGCCGGCCGCGGACGGCGCGCTCGGCGCGATCATCGCGATCGTCTTTGAAGCGATGACCGACGGGACGTGGAACCGCCTGAAGATATGCCGCGACCCGTCGTGCGCATTCGCATTTTACGATCGCTCGAAGAATCGCTCAGGTGCGTGGTGCGACATCGCGAGCTGCGGCAACGTCGCTAAAGCGCGGACTTTTCGCGCGCGCCACGCGCACCACGCGCACCACACTCGCAACGCCTCGTAG